From a single Chitinophaga sp. Cy-1792 genomic region:
- a CDS encoding carboxy terminal-processing peptidase, translating into MKIFDRNKRLLFIGATLTGFAAHAQIPSSSAEIPAFRKGTVAATISKVKKMHYHLRAIDNVYSENVWNSFIQTLDVNRNIFLQEDLDSLAGFKQRIDEDFNEGQTAFFDATYAIYNRRLKECNDLYKKILANPFDYTIQESAILNRKKLPAPTSLKEREDLWRKRLKYTTLNNYLELEAAGGEGAKQLNKVDPVLEAKSREKTRKALELFFKRVLTEKYANELFTQYMAVAMMEIDPHTTFAGPKDDKLDQQLNKMYYGLGMELGVKEADYFVKRMLPGGAALKSGVVKENDNIIAISDVNGQMQYVSGLESTEVSNMIRGDKDTEVKLTLQQPGETARTVTVRRAQVNDTESRAKSAIIEQNGKKFGYIYLPIFYMDQSGGAGNGSAADIIKEVEKLKAQEVDGMIMDLRGNGGGALDQVVKMSTAFLPGGPVSWLRNQNSIDCYSMTATKANYEGPLTVMVDENSASASEIFAAVMQDRGRAIIVGSSSSYGKGTAQRTLNIGKMGDPALGTKDVNYGNMRLTVEKFYRVTGSATQLKGVIPDIVLQDRISFQGSREKDFPSALPFDSVILKPFEKLAFPFNYDSVVAKAKERIKHNTAFSNISSNSEKLNTFPDQPMSLEFVAFRQQYKQMEKYKKDIQVNRELPAAHLLHISPSIYRNLNPAFKSPENEVSPNYSIMLDRLAKDVYLAETIAVLADMVNETNK; encoded by the coding sequence ATGAAAATTTTTGACCGAAATAAAAGACTGCTATTCATTGGTGCTACCCTGACAGGTTTTGCAGCGCATGCGCAGATACCTTCCAGTTCAGCAGAGATACCGGCTTTTAGAAAAGGAACCGTTGCAGCGACCATTTCTAAAGTAAAAAAAATGCATTATCATCTGAGGGCGATTGATAATGTCTATAGTGAAAATGTCTGGAACAGTTTTATCCAGACATTAGATGTAAACAGAAATATTTTTCTCCAGGAAGATCTGGATAGTCTGGCCGGATTTAAACAACGTATTGACGAGGATTTTAATGAAGGACAGACAGCTTTCTTCGATGCAACGTACGCTATATACAATCGCAGACTGAAAGAATGCAATGATCTCTATAAAAAAATCTTAGCTAACCCTTTTGACTATACGATTCAGGAATCAGCCATTCTGAACAGAAAAAAACTTCCTGCTCCAACCTCGTTGAAGGAGCGGGAAGATCTCTGGCGGAAAAGGCTGAAGTATACTACCCTGAATAATTACCTGGAACTGGAAGCTGCAGGAGGAGAGGGAGCTAAGCAACTGAATAAAGTGGATCCGGTACTGGAAGCAAAATCCAGGGAGAAAACGCGCAAGGCGCTGGAATTATTTTTCAAGAGAGTGCTGACGGAGAAGTATGCTAATGAATTGTTTACCCAGTATATGGCAGTAGCCATGATGGAAATAGATCCGCATACAACATTTGCCGGGCCTAAGGATGATAAACTGGACCAGCAGCTTAACAAAATGTATTATGGTCTGGGAATGGAGTTAGGTGTAAAGGAGGCTGATTACTTCGTTAAACGGATGCTTCCTGGCGGGGCTGCTTTAAAAAGCGGTGTGGTAAAAGAGAACGATAATATCATTGCAATTTCTGATGTAAACGGACAAATGCAGTATGTGAGCGGACTGGAGTCCACGGAAGTGTCGAACATGATCCGTGGTGATAAGGATACGGAGGTAAAGCTCACGCTTCAGCAGCCGGGCGAAACTGCCAGAACGGTTACTGTCAGACGTGCACAGGTAAATGATACAGAAAGCAGGGCAAAAAGTGCCATTATTGAACAAAATGGCAAGAAATTCGGCTATATCTACCTGCCAATTTTTTATATGGACCAGTCTGGCGGTGCGGGTAATGGTTCTGCTGCTGATATTATAAAGGAAGTAGAAAAACTGAAAGCGCAGGAAGTAGATGGGATGATCATGGACCTGCGTGGCAATGGTGGCGGAGCGCTTGACCAGGTGGTGAAAATGTCTACCGCCTTTTTGCCTGGCGGACCTGTGTCGTGGCTTCGTAACCAGAATAGTATCGATTGCTATTCGATGACTGCTACCAAAGCCAATTATGAAGGTCCGCTGACGGTGATGGTAGATGAAAACAGCGCTTCTGCATCAGAAATATTTGCAGCTGTCATGCAAGACCGTGGCCGTGCTATTATTGTAGGCTCTTCTTCTTCCTATGGAAAAGGAACTGCACAGAGAACATTGAACATTGGAAAAATGGGTGACCCAGCACTTGGTACTAAAGATGTGAACTATGGAAATATGCGGCTGACAGTAGAGAAATTTTACAGGGTTACCGGTAGTGCCACACAGCTAAAAGGCGTTATACCGGATATCGTTTTGCAGGATCGTATCAGCTTCCAGGGAAGCAGGGAGAAAGACTTTCCTTCCGCGCTGCCATTTGATTCTGTCATCCTTAAGCCATTTGAAAAACTGGCATTCCCATTCAATTATGACAGCGTTGTAGCAAAGGCAAAAGAAAGAATAAAGCATAACACAGCTTTCAGCAATATATCCTCCAATTCAGAAAAGCTGAATACTTTCCCTGACCAGCCAATGTCTTTGGAGTTCGTGGCATTCCGGCAGCAGTATAAGCAGATGGAAAAATACAAAAAGGATATTCAGGTTAACAGAGAGCTTCCTGCAGCACATTTACTGCATATCTCTCCTTCCATTTACCGTAACCTGAATCCGGCATTCAAATCACCTGAGAATGAGGTATCTCCCAATTATTCAATTATGCTGGATCGCCTGGCAAAAGATGTATACCTGGCTGAAACCATTGCAGTGTTGGCGGATATGGTCAACGAAACAAATAAATAG
- a CDS encoding TlpA disulfide reductase family protein, with the protein MNKKFLTLVLSVSGFTAYAQKGAIITGELKKATDGMKAVLYEPYSGEVDSSIVKNHKFSFTMPMPKGGSVYLIQIGDAKDSLNSVFYLEDGKMQIKGNDFNDAKYTGAPWVAEWQEIDNRLNIAVGEGKKLEDLEASYHKAMEIGDEDKADLYLKEATALTMKRHEFFKDWISRHKNSGVSGYILTCYYQAKNERDSTIATLGEHAVNSRIVQRYLHPGKIDPSPLSLKIGDGGADVPGVPHNLKVGEVAPAFTIPDVNGKMISLADFKGRYVFLDFWASWCAPCVAQVPALKSMYAKYKSPAFEILGISLDSKREGWLHGIEKHELPWINVSSLKGWSEPAAGAYGVSAIPQNVLIGPDGKVVAKNLYGEDLDKKIGEILGKENTPSAKNITSSK; encoded by the coding sequence ATGAATAAAAAATTTCTGACACTAGTATTGAGTGTGAGCGGCTTTACAGCTTATGCACAAAAAGGCGCCATTATTACAGGTGAGCTTAAGAAAGCTACTGATGGCATGAAAGCGGTGTTATACGAACCTTATTCCGGTGAGGTAGATTCGAGTATCGTAAAAAATCACAAATTTAGTTTTACGATGCCGATGCCGAAAGGAGGTAGCGTATATCTTATACAGATCGGCGATGCGAAGGATTCGCTGAATAGTGTTTTTTACCTGGAAGATGGTAAAATGCAGATAAAGGGTAATGACTTTAATGATGCGAAATATACAGGTGCTCCATGGGTGGCGGAATGGCAGGAGATAGATAACAGGCTGAATATCGCGGTGGGTGAAGGTAAAAAGCTGGAGGACCTGGAAGCTTCCTATCATAAAGCCATGGAAATAGGAGATGAAGATAAGGCAGATCTCTACCTGAAAGAAGCCACGGCCCTGACCATGAAAAGACATGAATTTTTTAAGGACTGGATTTCCAGACATAAGAACTCAGGTGTATCTGGCTATATTCTGACCTGTTATTACCAGGCGAAGAATGAAAGAGATTCTACGATCGCAACACTTGGTGAACATGCGGTGAACAGTCGCATTGTGCAGCGTTATCTGCATCCTGGTAAAATAGACCCAAGTCCTTTAAGTTTAAAAATTGGCGACGGTGGTGCGGATGTACCTGGAGTGCCTCATAACCTGAAAGTGGGCGAAGTGGCGCCGGCCTTCACTATCCCGGATGTAAACGGAAAAATGATCTCACTGGCCGATTTTAAGGGCAGATATGTATTCCTGGATTTCTGGGCCAGCTGGTGCGCGCCTTGTGTGGCACAGGTGCCTGCACTGAAATCAATGTATGCAAAGTATAAGAGCCCTGCTTTTGAAATATTGGGCATTTCCCTGGATTCCAAACGTGAAGGCTGGCTGCATGGTATAGAAAAACATGAACTGCCATGGATAAATGTTTCTTCCCTGAAAGGCTGGAGTGAGCCTGCTGCAGGCGCTTATGGTGTATCTGCTATTCCGCAGAACGTATTGATTGGCCCCGATGGTAAAGTGGTGGCGAAGAATTTATATGGTGAAGACCTGGATAAGAAAATCGGTGAAATCTTAGGAAAAGAAAATACGCCTTCGGCTAAAAATATCACTTCTTCCAAATAA
- a CDS encoding TlpA disulfide reductase family protein, with protein sequence MKYFLRLVVLLLAPLVTFADDGFVIKGKVSGIISGSASVQLREEGPDGSMNTVVSPKVKIENGVFTYSGKLDHPQQVILKISTKSFLVFLENVSYTIDGDFSTLTADSLKGGVANAAYLKWKKSELSAKEYLKANRGEVVAPFIARMLAFDYDNTAEVYNLLTAEGKQSYYGKQLKEKLNDYEKVSAGKPMKDFKMTDPSGKPVSMKDFSGKIVVMDFWASWCAPCLAYIPKMREHYNNFKDAGVVFLSVSIDEDVKKWKEAMAAQHMEWGQVVTPGGLSPKEGVTPLFSITSIPHVMIVGKDGMIAANLDFSHKEEIETILKRLTGK encoded by the coding sequence ATGAAATATTTTCTCAGGCTTGTTGTGTTGCTGCTGGCGCCATTGGTAACGTTTGCAGACGATGGCTTTGTCATAAAAGGTAAGGTCAGTGGTATTATCAGTGGTTCGGCTTCTGTACAACTACGGGAGGAAGGACCTGATGGTTCCATGAATACGGTAGTTTCACCGAAAGTGAAAATTGAAAATGGTGTATTCACTTACAGCGGAAAACTGGACCATCCGCAGCAGGTAATTCTGAAGATTAGTACAAAGAGTTTCCTGGTCTTTCTGGAAAATGTCAGCTATACCATTGATGGGGATTTCAGCACACTTACTGCCGATAGTTTGAAAGGTGGTGTCGCAAACGCTGCATACCTGAAATGGAAGAAAAGTGAGCTGTCGGCAAAGGAATACCTGAAAGCTAACCGGGGAGAGGTTGTGGCGCCGTTTATTGCCAGAATGTTAGCCTTCGATTATGATAACACCGCAGAAGTTTATAACCTGCTTACGGCTGAAGGTAAGCAATCCTATTACGGCAAACAGTTAAAAGAAAAACTGAATGACTATGAGAAGGTGAGTGCTGGTAAGCCTATGAAGGACTTCAAAATGACTGATCCTTCCGGTAAACCTGTTTCTATGAAAGATTTCTCCGGTAAAATCGTCGTGATGGATTTCTGGGCATCCTGGTGTGCACCTTGTCTGGCCTACATTCCAAAGATGCGTGAGCATTATAATAATTTCAAAGATGCAGGCGTCGTATTTCTGAGTGTGTCTATAGATGAAGATGTGAAAAAATGGAAAGAAGCGATGGCAGCGCAGCATATGGAATGGGGGCAGGTTGTCACTCCCGGCGGACTTTCACCAAAAGAGGGTGTTACACCGCTATTCAGCATCACCAGTATTCCACATGTCATGATCGTTGGCAAGGATGGAATGATTGCTGCCAATCTGGATTTCTCGCATAAGGAAGAAATCGAAACTATTTTGAAGCGATTAACAGGTAAATGA
- a CDS encoding FAD-dependent monooxygenase, which yields MKTTKTILISGASIAGPALAFWLHKYGFDVTIVEQAPAIRPGGYAVDFRGVALSVLKEMELLEEIKKFETRAGKINIVDKHNAKVGSFPDAFTSGELEIMRGDLANILYEATRENVRYIFNDSITSLTEHNDCVTVTFKQQLPCDFDLVIGADGLHSKVRTIAFGSEAKCVSHLGLYVAIFTTPDFLKLNMDGVFYSTLGKRVGVFGAKEGTEARASFYFADKDIPYNYRDISQQKQIVREKFAREEWKVPALLEMMDNAPDFYFDAISQVKIDSWSKGRVALLGDAAHCASPMSGMGTSLAVLGAYILAGELKEANGDYQQAFASYETQLRPMAERCQQMADGAEWFVPSTWLKYWMSQLMWKILPYTPWKNMMIEMPNRIANSITLKQYA from the coding sequence ATGAAAACGACCAAAACCATTCTGATATCAGGCGCCAGTATCGCAGGGCCTGCACTTGCCTTCTGGCTGCATAAATATGGATTTGATGTTACTATCGTTGAGCAGGCGCCTGCCATCAGGCCAGGGGGCTATGCTGTTGATTTTCGCGGGGTAGCATTATCTGTATTAAAAGAAATGGAACTCCTGGAGGAAATTAAGAAATTTGAAACACGTGCCGGTAAGATTAATATAGTAGATAAGCATAATGCTAAAGTAGGGAGCTTTCCTGATGCATTTACCAGTGGTGAGCTGGAAATAATGCGTGGAGACCTGGCCAATATCTTGTATGAAGCCACCAGGGAAAATGTCCGGTATATTTTTAATGATAGCATTACATCGCTGACAGAGCATAACGATTGTGTAACGGTGACTTTTAAACAACAGCTGCCATGTGATTTTGACCTGGTAATAGGGGCCGACGGATTACATTCCAAAGTGCGTACGATCGCCTTTGGAAGTGAAGCGAAATGTGTATCGCACCTGGGGCTGTATGTGGCCATCTTCACTACGCCCGACTTCCTGAAATTAAATATGGATGGTGTTTTCTATAGCACATTGGGTAAACGTGTAGGCGTATTTGGTGCGAAAGAAGGTACAGAGGCGCGGGCATCTTTCTATTTTGCAGATAAGGATATTCCCTATAATTATCGGGATATCAGTCAGCAAAAGCAGATAGTAAGAGAGAAGTTTGCGCGGGAAGAATGGAAGGTGCCGGCATTGCTGGAGATGATGGACAATGCGCCGGACTTCTATTTTGATGCGATCAGTCAGGTTAAAATTGACAGCTGGTCGAAGGGTAGGGTGGCGCTTTTGGGGGATGCGGCACATTGTGCTTCTCCTATGTCGGGCATGGGGACGAGTCTGGCGGTATTGGGTGCTTATATTCTGGCAGGAGAACTGAAGGAAGCTAATGGTGATTATCAGCAGGCATTTGCCAGTTATGAAACGCAACTGAGGCCAATGGCAGAGCGTTGCCAGCAGATGGCTGACGGCGCCGAATGGTTTGTACCCAGCACCTGGTTGAAATATTGGATGAGCCAGCTGATGTGGAAGATATTACCATATACCCCCTGGAAGAATATGATGATAGAAATGCCCAACAGGATTGCCAATTCGATCACATTGAAGCAATACGCATAA
- a CDS encoding DUF1349 domain-containing protein, whose translation MKSVYAFTLLFLFTVLGAKATNFSDSIQIAGMPGKGSWINQPAKTIIKGNNLHLFAPKETDFYHAPNGGFKATSASILLFQPDSNFTITTKTKVAFGKTYDGGAIFVYADTTHYIKFLFEFSHYGKYAVCSGVTDGVTDDCNNAVAAKNEVYMRLSKNGPVYGLFYSLDGKEWFCARMVRFNPGGNIRVGFSSQAPLSATCETAFENIQYAPVGFKNGNTGEIK comes from the coding sequence ATGAAAAGCGTTTATGCTTTCACGTTACTATTCCTTTTTACCGTGCTTGGTGCAAAGGCTACCAACTTTTCTGATTCTATACAAATTGCAGGTATGCCTGGCAAAGGCAGCTGGATAAACCAGCCTGCTAAAACGATTATCAAAGGAAATAATCTGCATTTATTTGCACCGAAAGAAACAGATTTCTATCATGCACCCAATGGCGGCTTCAAAGCCACCTCTGCTTCTATCCTGCTGTTTCAGCCAGATTCTAATTTCACCATCACTACTAAAACAAAAGTAGCTTTTGGAAAAACCTATGACGGCGGCGCTATCTTCGTATATGCAGACACCACGCATTACATCAAATTCCTGTTTGAATTCAGCCATTACGGCAAGTATGCCGTATGCTCAGGGGTTACAGATGGAGTAACAGATGATTGCAACAACGCCGTTGCTGCGAAAAATGAAGTCTATATGCGACTGAGTAAAAATGGGCCTGTATACGGGCTTTTCTATTCCCTGGATGGGAAAGAATGGTTCTGCGCAAGAATGGTACGCTTTAATCCTGGTGGAAACATCAGGGTAGGCTTCTCTTCACAGGCGCCGCTCAGCGCTACCTGTGAAACTGCTTTTGAAAATATACAATATGCGCCTGTAGGCTTTAAAAACGGTAATACCGGCGAAATAAAATAA
- a CDS encoding SGNH/GDSL hydrolase family protein — protein MKRKFLRWLKPLIPAVLLSTMLQAQNKEAAKDLVFHDALEFPVIDKYHHEANYNRIPEKFKTTVRPEIWSLGLNSAGIAIRFRSNASNITCKWKVKNIGNLQNMNATGVRGLDLYALVGEKWQFVNSGVPEATANNQKTLFSGGKPEYREYLLFLPLYDGVDSLSIGINKEAEITQPATQHLLNKKPIVYYGSSIAQGGCASRPGLAYTNMLVREMQRPIINFGFSGNGMFEAAVGEILLETDPALYVIDCCPNTAPELIHERAVKLVQQLRAKKPDVPVLLVENYIYEAAFFQPAIMDIAVKKQAELKKAYDELIKSGVKHLYYKTAENFIGTDHEGTVDGIHPSDLGMKAFADHILPILQKLTKGQP, from the coding sequence ATGAAAAGAAAATTCCTACGCTGGCTAAAGCCCTTGATTCCGGCGGTACTATTATCAACCATGCTGCAGGCACAGAACAAGGAAGCCGCCAAAGACCTGGTATTTCACGATGCCCTTGAATTTCCGGTCATAGATAAATACCACCACGAAGCCAACTACAACAGGATACCAGAAAAATTCAAAACCACGGTGCGTCCGGAGATATGGTCACTGGGCCTCAACTCCGCCGGGATTGCCATCCGCTTCCGCTCCAATGCCTCCAATATCACCTGCAAATGGAAAGTGAAAAACATAGGAAACCTGCAAAACATGAACGCTACCGGTGTGCGCGGGCTCGATCTCTATGCACTCGTTGGCGAAAAATGGCAGTTCGTAAATAGCGGCGTTCCGGAGGCTACCGCCAACAACCAGAAAACACTCTTCAGCGGCGGCAAACCCGAATACCGCGAATACCTGCTCTTCCTCCCCTTATATGATGGCGTAGATTCCTTATCCATCGGCATCAACAAGGAAGCAGAAATTACCCAGCCTGCCACGCAACATCTGCTCAATAAAAAACCTATTGTTTACTACGGCAGCAGTATCGCACAAGGTGGCTGTGCCTCCCGCCCCGGACTGGCCTACACCAATATGCTGGTGCGTGAAATGCAACGCCCTATCATCAACTTCGGCTTCAGCGGCAATGGTATGTTTGAAGCAGCTGTAGGCGAAATCCTGCTCGAAACAGATCCCGCCCTGTACGTGATAGACTGCTGCCCCAATACCGCACCGGAACTGATCCACGAACGTGCCGTAAAACTCGTGCAACAGCTCCGCGCTAAAAAACCCGATGTACCGGTACTGCTGGTAGAGAACTATATTTATGAGGCAGCTTTCTTCCAGCCAGCTATCATGGATATCGCTGTTAAAAAACAGGCCGAACTGAAAAAAGCCTATGATGAGCTGATAAAATCGGGGGTTAAACATCTCTATTACAAAACTGCTGAAAACTTTATCGGTACTGACCATGAAGGCACTGTAGACGGTATACACCCCTCCGATTTAGGCATGAAAGCCTTCGCAGATCATATATTGCCAATACTGCAAAAACTGACCAAAGGTCAGCCTTAA